A genomic window from Streptomyces sp. WMMC940 includes:
- a CDS encoding group II intron maturase-specific domain-containing protein produces the protein MKDKRVLALVKAFLKAGVFTELGESKDTLTGTPQGGILSPLLANIALSALDEHLHGPWEPGGAMATEGKRAYRRRKGQPTWRVVRYADDFVVLVHGTEGDIAALREEVADVLEPLGLRLSQAKTRIVHMSDGFDFLGFRIQWKRKGGTNKWHVYTFIADRPIRSLKAKVRALTGRTSQQDLATVLKRLTQIMRGWANYFKHAVAKHVFDRLDAFVWWRLIRMLRERHRWSWGDVRRRFTTPTGRWRPIAADGIELFRIASVTVSRYRYRASTTPNPWQPANHV, from the coding sequence GTGAAGGACAAGCGTGTCCTGGCGCTGGTCAAAGCCTTCCTCAAGGCCGGAGTTTTCACGGAACTCGGCGAGAGCAAGGACACGCTGACCGGCACCCCGCAAGGCGGCATCCTGTCCCCGCTGCTGGCGAACATTGCCCTGTCGGCGCTCGACGAGCACCTGCACGGCCCGTGGGAACCAGGTGGGGCGATGGCTACCGAAGGCAAACGCGCCTACCGGCGCCGCAAAGGTCAACCCACGTGGCGGGTCGTCCGCTACGCGGACGACTTCGTCGTCCTGGTGCACGGCACCGAAGGGGACATCGCGGCACTGCGCGAAGAGGTCGCTGACGTGCTCGAACCTCTCGGTCTGCGGCTGTCGCAGGCCAAGACCAGGATCGTGCACATGAGCGACGGGTTCGACTTCCTGGGCTTCCGCATCCAGTGGAAACGCAAAGGAGGCACGAACAAGTGGCACGTCTACACCTTCATCGCCGACCGGCCCATCCGGTCGCTGAAGGCGAAGGTCCGTGCTCTGACAGGCAGGACATCGCAGCAGGATCTTGCCACCGTGCTGAAGAGACTCACTCAGATCATGCGCGGTTGGGCCAACTACTTCAAGCACGCAGTCGCCAAGCATGTCTTCGACAGGCTCGACGCCTTCGTGTGGTGGCGTCTTATCCGCATGCTGCGGGAACGTCACCGATGGAGTTGGGGCGACGTCCGCCGCCGGTTCACCACCCCCACCGGGCGGTGGCGACCCATCGCGGCGGACGGGATCGAACTGTTCCGGATCGCATCGGTCACGGTCTCCCGTTACCGATACCGGGCCAGCACGACCCCCAACCCATGGCAGCCTGCGAACCACGTCTGA
- a CDS encoding DUF4259 domain-containing protein yields MARATFTCTPTAADFADELEGLTPSRVIDVLEGAFQRVTDSGERVGGGDRAEAVAAGALAASTLPDSPIVIDPDDGPREPLPELPASLRASARLALDRVLQGGSEMTTGWVDSADADQWRQEVRQILQALETPADHHS; encoded by the coding sequence ATCGCCAGGGCCACGTTCACGTGTACGCCGACAGCCGCAGACTTCGCCGATGAACTCGAGGGACTCACCCCCAGCCGGGTCATCGACGTGCTGGAGGGGGCGTTCCAGCGAGTAACCGACTCGGGAGAGCGCGTCGGTGGCGGAGACCGGGCCGAAGCCGTTGCCGCTGGCGCTCTCGCCGCCAGCACCCTCCCGGACAGCCCCATCGTGATCGACCCCGATGACGGCCCCAGGGAACCACTGCCCGAACTGCCGGCCTCGCTTCGCGCGTCGGCGAGACTCGCACTGGACCGGGTTCTCCAGGGCGGATCGGAGATGACAACCGGCTGGGTGGACAGCGCCGACGCCGATCAGTGGCGCCAGGAAGTGCGACAGATCCTCCAAGCACTCGAAACACCCGCTGATCACCACTCGTGA